Proteins encoded in a region of the Drosophila busckii strain San Diego stock center, stock number 13000-0081.31 chromosome 2L, ASM1175060v1, whole genome shotgun sequence genome:
- the LOC108602065 gene encoding uncharacterized protein LOC108602065, whose protein sequence is MSNKSSLALMLLLVLLPPPAMPHAARRARDSNNNDNNKNATATATAAAAETTTELTELEELPAATSKATAQKFNNNSRNNNAHHKYEIRGVAGEPNYKSVNLTWEVEFVTPAHDTDTNGNANELDNDLNVNGVTNMSSDVEPPKAFQIFYCEMQNYGPQRCRVKLVNGSVATMDEPNVDSQVQHFAAAVDNLRMATRYSFHIRPAQSRRLRSSSARADFNDENDIDSLHPPGQSIIIPTKGFSAHATQCLAHASEIEVETGPYFGGRIVVDGGDCGIKGNPQNPVTSYTMRIDHKQCGSMVKPETNTVETFITVQENLGIFTHSTRRFVVVCSYQSGMQTVRASFTVPGKNGVASAVEQNDPFEPDEDRSGRELRHMRFVDKTELVLKEPLESIEEAALVQETQAPVAEQARQQGRALSFDSLNELNNLASLEQQAESETELESLPAQGQRLEQLSTKYAKLVVEQADGGASWQTQAQNVQEADYNASLRYVSANLGSVLLTVSISVIIIGICIVLMQQQRRRRRLQHVASTATMTPTLAHLPHKTLPRALQQQQYQCTL, encoded by the exons ATGTCAAACAAATCTTCATTGGCTTTAATGCtattgctggtgttgctgccgccgccggcaatgccacatgcagcacGACGCGCCCgcgatagcaacaacaatgacaacaacaagaatgcaactgcaactgcaacagcagccgcagcagaaacaacaacgGAGTTGACAGAGCTGGAGGAACTGCCAGCAGCCACGTCAAAGGCCAcagcacaaaaatttaacaacaacagtcgcaATAACAATGCGCACCACAAATATG AGATACGCGGCGTTGCTGGTGAACCAAATTACAAATCGGTGAATCTGACCTGGGAAGTGGAGTTCGTGACGCCAGCCCATGACACAGATaccaatggcaatgccaatgagCTGGACAACGATTTGAATGTCAATGGCGTGACAAATATGAGCAGCGATGTGGAACCACCCAAAGCCTTTCAGATCTTCTACTGTGAGATGCAAAACTATGGACCACAACGTTGTCGCGTCAAATTGGTGAACGGCAGTGTGGCAACAATGGATGAGCCCAATGTGGA CTCACAAGTGCAACACTTTGCTGCCGCCGTTGATAATCTACGCATGGCTACCAGATATAGCTTCCATATACGTCCAGCGCAGTCGCGACgcttgcgcagcagcagcgcacgcgCTGATTTTAACGATGAGAATGACATTGATTCGCTGCATCCGCCAGGCCAAAGCATCATTATACCCACCAAGGGCT TCTCGGCGCATGCCACGCAGTGTCTGGCGCATGCCTCTGAGATTGAAGTGGAGACGGGTCCTTATTTTGGCGGtcgcattgttgttgatggTGGCGACTGTGGCATCAAGGGCAATCCGCAGAATCCAGTCACGAGCTATACAATGCGCATTGATCATAAACAATGTGGCAGCATGGTGAAGCCAGAGACCAATACTGTGGAGACTTTCATAACGGTGCAGGAGAATTTGGGCATATTTACGCATAGCACAAGGCG CTTTGTGGTCGTCTGTAGCTATCAGTCTGGCATGCAGACAGTGCGTGCGAGCTTCACTGTGCCCGGCAAGAATGGCGTAGCCTCTGCAGTGGAGCAAAACGATCCCTTTGAGCCGGATGAGGATCGTTCGGGCAGAGAGCTGCGTCACATGCGCTTTGTGGACAAAACCGAGCTGGTGCTCAAGGAGCCGCTGGAGTCCATTGAGGAGGCTGCGCTGGTGCAGGAGACGCAAGCGCCAGTGGCGGAGCAGGCGCGACAACAAGGACGTGCGCTCAGCTTCGATAGTCTCAATGAGCTGAACAATTTGGCATCGCTGGAGCAGCAGGCGGAGTCTGAGACTGAGTTGGAGTCGCTGCCAGCGCAGGGTCAACGCTTGGAGCAGCTGAGCACCAAGTATGCCAAACTGGTTGTGGAGCAGGCGGACGGTGGCGCCAGTTGGCAGACGCAGGCGCAGAATGTGCAGGAGGCGG aTTACAACGCCAGTTTGCGTTATGTAAGCGCCAATCTGGGCAGCGTGCTGCTAACTGTTTCCATATCTGTGATAATCATCGGTATTTGCATAGtgctgatgcagcagcagcgacgacgacgacgcttgcaacatgtggcaagcacGGCAACGATGACGCCAACATTGGCGCATCTGCCGCACAAGACGCTGCCGcgtgcgctgcagcagcagcaatatcagTGCACCTTGTAG